The sequence atcGTATACAGTGttatgtgaaattgttctgtaacgcatcaactgccgtttttgcaactTTGAGCTCAagcgagcaatcagaaccaatttccagatcgaataagtgacggaggtgtattttcctgtatattttggttgaaatccccatacaaacttcaaatcaaatgcgccagttTATGCAACAAGCGGGCTGAAATTTTGAGGGATTGATTTTCTGatccaaagacacaatcctggggtgtgccccgtggaatttgacaacattttgttttacaatgttgtgaaaactcatatgtgaatatgtacgttatgtggaagatattgatttggaaaatgtattggaggcagggtagaaatatttcacagtcaatgcagtgaaaaacatggatctcagtaaaatctgctgtcggcttcatcgccgccgtggtgagtgcgactgggtgcagccgaaaaatcatttccaacaccgactattcaatttcgcattcagccactctcaagtcgctctgacatgctgctcagttcgcgccttaccgtatgactgtgagtggcccatttaaacgcgtggtgaattttttcaatttgctgggtgaatgtgtacattttgctgtggtaaattttatcttcgcggcgctgtgggtgatgtgagttctgttgtttacttttctgcctctccgggaatgtgaggttgatttcaaagcaggaagaaaataaaaaaatgatataaaaaacatcaccttcatccagtgctgccgaatatttacaaccctgattcgaggtacacacttaaaattctaagtttaccaattgccgagaatccaacagccgatatattggtaataatttcgacgaatttcggtaaaatttttaccgagatttcggtaaactttaccgagtaatcggtaatcgttaccgagatctcggcaaaaaatcaactttgccgaatttcgtcaaaatattgacgaaatttcggtaaagaaattaccgaatttcagtaaaaaatattactaagatctcggctgttggaatctcggcaaaaattttgccgaggtctacaaaataatttaagtgtgtaaccactttcccttcgatgggactcgaacccaccaCCCTCAGTACGAACCTTtatgtttcctgggccagtctactctgcatatcagatcACCGTTGCGCTAATAGGAAACATCATCAGCCAAATCTTAGTCGTCCAGATGCTCCAAAGTAATAGTCCCAGAACAGCCCACGGCTTGGTACACGGTCAAACGCATTCACCATGATCTCATCGATTACTATGAGAAACAGTAGCGGTGCCGGTGATAAAATACATCCTTCCTGAGCAAAGTCTGAGTCATAATGAGaacatatagaaaacatattttgatgttGACATCATATTGAAATCACAATTTGTTTTCAagtatgaatcatcatgattgattacatattttgatctcattttgctgttgatttctaaattataTGATCTGATATCAAActttgtacttattttgttatagaggaaaccaatatcaaaattagttttctatttgctctcatcgatagcaggtacgtaaaggctatatgttcgctgatgtctgtgtgtgtacaccaaaagagcaaaaagtctagttcacttttgtacttacccttgaccgatttcttcgcaacagattgctttcgacgcagtattctgcaCCATTGttccttattgaaaattggccggatcggacaatggcCTTGGATGTTAtcgccaaaatactttttctcataaaaaagcgcgtaaaaaagtctcgctcactgtttttgtacttacctttgaccgatttcttcgcaacaggttgcattcgacgctgtATTCTGCTCCATTGttccttattgaaaattggccagcccggacaatgggcttggaagttatggcaaaaatactttttctcataaaaaagtgCGTAAAAAAGTTtcgctcacttttttttgtacttacccttgatttctttgcaacaggttgcattcaacACAATATTCTGCTTGTTAACGCAGAAGCCGTCAAGCTGGCAACCTTGCCCAACACCGAATCTGAAGGGCACTCGTCAGCTATCAAAGCGCCACGTCAGCTGCCGAAGCGCCGCGTCGACGCTGGTGGAATGACATCGCTCGTTTGACAAGCAGTCATCGGGCTCTTCCGGTCATTCTTCGCCACATTCCAGCTACGTTGAAGCAGCAGTGAGACGTTTACGATTTAAGAAAACAGTGAATTTAGTTAagagaatttgaaaattaaaatacgGTTCAGAAAATTAGCGTGTAGTGCTCGATTCGATTTTCCACCGATTAAGGATTAGTTCGGTAGGCCAGATTGTAGTCGCAAAGTGAGGTTAGTTGAGTCAGGTCAAAGCTATCcacataatttattatttttatccgCAGTCATAGCGTGAAATCCATCGTCGCAGTCTGTCCAGTCTGTGGTCCAGTAGGTCCTTCCGACAAATCCTGAAaagaaaaagtgagaaaataatattaaatgaAGATAATATCAGATAATTAATTAACTGAATTTAGGCCACTAGGTAGAGGTTAGTGTGTGGCACAGCAGGTGCGCAAGATATATAGGCCCACCGAATTGTGAGTAATTATTGAATACTTACTGTGAAATATTATACTTACGTTTCGATCTAATTATAGTTGAAGCTCAATACACAAAGCTATCAGAACCGGTTTGTGTTTTTCCTTGCGCCCTGCCAGCCTCGACAAATCTTCAAAATTCGTGGCAACATGGAAGACAGCGCGACCGATGGCCACGAGGAATACAACTGTGTGGCCTGCCAACGGCCAGATAGTGCGGACAACATGGTCCAGTGCGACCAGTGCGACGTCTGGAAGCATTACGCCTGCGCCGAGGTGAATGAGAGCATCCGGGATCGATCCTTCTTGTGTGGTGATTGCACCGCGCATGCCGCACACCAGAGTGATGACGTCATATCGGTCCGAAGTGAATTCAGCCACACTAGCTCAACATCGGTGTTCTCCGTCTGCCTGAATCAGCTGGTGGAACGACAGCAGACCGAACGCGCTCGTGTGGAACTGGAACTCCAGCGGCGCCACTTGGACGAGCAGCAGAAACTGATCGACAGAGTACTAGATGGGGAGGAAATTGCGAGCCATCGTAGTGGCGGCACGAGAGGTGGTGCAATCATCGATGCGACTTCACCTTCGTCGAATATGCGCTTAGTGACACCAACTCCTCCTGGAGCTCCTCTGGCACCGAATGCTCGTCGGTCGATGCCTCCACCCAGTGATACACCGAAAACTACCGCTCCAGTGATGGTGTCAATTCCACTCTCGGCGATCGAGCCAGGTAccgtggaatttctgaaggccAAAAGGGATCCGAAAGCTGCCTTCATAGCCCTCAAGGATCGGGTTGAGCAGTGCGAGCATCGCGCCAACCCAACATCTGAAGAGCTGGCAAATCTACGATCTCAAGTAGAAATGTGCCGGAAGCTTTTGGAGAAGTTTCAACACGGCGCAGAAACAAGCCAGCCAGTTCATCGTTCAGCTCCGGTCAACTCGTCGATGGTGCGGCCACCAAAGCCAGCGGCGAACACGTCGCAAGTGAAGAAGCAGACCGGCACCATCCCGAAGACGAACCGATCGATGCAACAGACTCCCGCAGACGACCAGATACAGTGGGATCGTCATTCATCAGATGGAGCAGTTGGTGGAACCGATCCACTTGAGGATCTATGGTCGCTAAGGATGCCGGTAAGACAAACCAGCCGGCCACCGGTAAGTCGAACGATGGAACCCCAGGTAAGCGTCAAGCCTTGAGTACTACTATGCAACTTACAAACCCATACGATTCAGAACATTGCCCTACGACCAAAACAACTACCAGCGAGCAGCAGCGATTTGTCGCGCGCCCGGTAGAACATAATATGCCTCCTATAAATTCTCTGgagcagcagcgaaatttattCGCGCGCTCTCTTGATTTAAATCAGACCAGTtacattgaacaaaatttaaccGAAGTGGAAACGCGTCCTCCCCCTCGCGTGCGGTTAATTCGTCTCAGCCCCTCGACAATACGAAAGCGTGATACAAAACCAAGTGATTCCCCAACGAGATCCAGTTCGCCCAACACAGCAGCAGTTAGCAGCAAGGCAGTCCCTGGCTAAAGAACTTCCTCGATTCACCGGTGACCCAGCGGAATGGCCGATCTTCATCTCTAACTATCGCTACACAACGAAAGCCTGTGGTTTTACAGATGGAGAAAATATGCTGCGCCTCCAACGGTGCCTGTCTGGACCAGCGCTTGAAACGGTTCGCTGTCGGTTGGTGCTGCCAGCAGCAGTCCCGCAGGTCATCGAGACACTTCGCTTGCGGTTCGGACGACCGGAATTGCTGATCAACGCTCTGCTTCGTAAGGTGCGAGAAATTCCAGCCCCAAAGTCGGATAAGCTGGAAGGACTAATTGACTTCGGAATGGCAGTGCAGGCGTTATGTGACCATATAGAAGCTGCGAACGAACGCGCTCACCTATCAAACCCGTCACTGCTGCAGGAACTCGTCGCTAAACTTCCTGCGGATCAACGAATGATGTGGGCGGGGTATAAGCGAGGATTCCAAGAAGTCGATCTCAAAACCTTCGGCGATTATATGGCAGCTGTGGTACGAGATGCGACAAGTGTAGTGACCTTCGAACCAGAGGTCAAACGAAACAACCCTCGCGACCGCCCGAAGGGCAAAGGATTCATTAACTCCCACGCAGTGGAAACGCCCGGAAGGACATGGGATTCATCGAGTGATCCGACAGAAACGGCGAAGCAGTTCAATTGCCTGAACCAGTCTTCAAAAAATCCCACTCTGGGAGCTGCTGAGATTCAAAAAATGGTAGAGAGATCAATCCCAATCACGCAAACGATCCCAATCCAGGCATGCATTGTCTTTTTTCACTTTGTATGGGAGGATTGAATCCTGGGATTTAATCCCAAAACATTTGATGCTTTTTGTACAATCCCAATCTAGTAATCTATTTGACATTATTCAGTAATTCAATTTCACTGAAGTGTCAGTCAAGGTTTTTTTACCCAGATCAATTTTGTATGTTCAAAATGTATTATTGCATTTCACAATCAGTCATTATTCATTGCAGATAAGGCCGCACATATAAAATAGTTTACCAGCAATCCTGCACAATTCTGTATTATTGAATGTCCTTCTTATCATGGGCATTTTGAGGAGCTGAAACGATCGATAATCCACAACCCAATCGACGATAATAATATCCTAAAAAACAATCCTCATATGGCGGTCTTGTGGTGATAATCCAAAAAATTAATAATACCAAACTATagaataaatatgataaataattttgttttattgacaTAATTCTTTAGTTTCATTTACCACAATGCCATGTATCGAAAAACATAGTTGAAGAACCAAAGAATGCACTGTTCTTATTTGATTTCAGTACAGTGATTGACCTTTTTTTCTACCAACGCCAGCCGTTTGCAATGGGCCTTCTATAGATTCACTGCTATAAGGGTGAtgatatgacgtccactactttttgagatgtATCAACCTCCTCCCCCCGTATGTATTGTCACTATATCTTGGACCCCTTCCTCCTTCAATCTAAGGATGTTATTTTCGAACGGCCCCTAAATCAGTTCATGTGGATGGTGGCAGGATCTATGATTTTTCGACTTCTCTAAAAATAGCCATTTGCATAGCAGTTTCTTCCACACAGagcttaatttcaaaatattaaaaaccattgaaaaaaaaaatcttcggtaTTTTTTGAGAATCCTGGCGGTTGTCAACATTTCGTTTCTGGGTAAagagaagaaaaacaaaaggcCCTTCCACGGGAACTGAGCTCCCGTTAGTGTCAGTATAGTGGACGACTGGTTTTAACATACCCTATCGGTCTTAGCCGAACGTGAAAGGATGGATGAACAAACATTACTTCCAGCAACAGGATGGTTCAATTCAGTCACGCCCAACCAACATTTAATACGTTCTTTCCCGAAAATACCTACCATAATGTGGATAGTCCTACTAATCCTTTTTGAACGGTATTTTATATCATTGTTAGGTTTAACAAAGTATTATCAGGTTCCTCATCTCTATAGAGTTCTgtatccttcgaattccaccaTGGAATATAGATACAGATTTCTTATCTTCTACAGTATTTTAATAAAAGcatcaaaaatatatttcaaattCCGACTTCACTACTTATATTAACCAATTATGTGAAATTTCAGTTTATTTGTACTCCTAATTTAGCAAAAcagttttccaaagatttaaaTCTAGGATTGAATCCGAGCATCAATCATGCATGCTGAGATTAGAAAAACTAAGGATTTGAAACAATCTTTAAAATAAGGATTATTTCAAAGCATGCTTGTTTCAATCTGAGAGTAGAAGGATGCTCTTGAAACACTGCCCTGAACTGCAATAAGAGCGGTCACCGAGTACGAGATTGTAACGCGTTCAAACAGTTGACAGTCGATGATCGTTGGAGACGAGTCCGTGCGCTGAGTCTATGTCAAAACTGTCTATTCAGCCATGGACGACGCGCGTGCCGAGGCAGAAAGTCTTGCGACATCAATGGCTGCCAGTACCGTCATCATCCGCTTCTCCACTCATCTAGAGGCCCACCAAAGTCATCGGAATCCACCGTTCAAGTCGCAGAAAACCACACCCATCGGCACCTGAGTTCCTCGACGTTGTTCCGAATCATTCCCGTCACTCTTTACGGGGAGAACAGTTCGATCAACACGTTCGCCTTTCTTGACGAGGGATCGGATCTGACATTGGTGGAAAGTGACTTGATTACTTCGCTGGGACTAAAAGGCACTCCTCTCCCTCTATGCCTTCGTTGGACTGGGAATACTTCACGCGTAGAGAAGGGTTCCCAACAGGTCACTGTCGAGATAGCTGGACTAGGGCAGGACAAGCGGCACAAATTGCTAAACGCGCGCACTGTAAAGAACCTGGGTCTTCCCTGCCAAAGTTTCCAGATGGATGCGGCAGTTAAGCGCACAAGCACCTAACGGGCATTCCTGTCAGCAGCTACAAGAACGCTGTTCCGAAGATTCTTATCGGGATCGATAATTTGCGGCTAGCGCTACCATTGAAAGTACGAGAAGGAGAAGATGGGACGGCGCCGGTGGCGGTGAAAACCAGACTAGGTTGGTGCGTCTACGGTCCCCATGAAAGCAGTAAACAAGATTCATACAGTTTCCACATCTGCGAATGTTCCTGTGATGAAACACTTCACGAGGCGGTGAAAGACTTCTTCGCCATTGAAGGAGTAGGAGTATGTCCGACAGTAATCCTGATGAAGCAGGAAGACGAACGGGCGCTAACCATAATGGAAGCCACAACTTACCGTGTTGGATACCGCTTCGAAACGGGACTAATTTGGAAAGAAGACCACGTAGAGTTCCCGAACAGCTATTACATGGCAGTGCGTCGGCTGGAATGCCTAGAGCGCAGGATGGATCGTGACACGGTACTGAAGGAGAATCTGCACCGACAAATACGCGAATACGCAGCAAAAGGATACGCGCACAAGGCTACGAAAGCAGAAATGGAAGCAGCGGATCCAAGGAGAGTATGGCACCTCCCAGTCGGAGCGGTGATGAACCCAAAGAAACCGGGGAAAGTCCGCGTTATTTGGGACGCTGCGGCTAAGGTCGACGGCGTATCGCTCAACAGTGCACTCCTCAAAGGACCAGATCAACTCTCTTCTCTTCCCGCGATTCTTTTCCGTTTCCGACTGTACGGGGTGGCAGTCAGCTCAGATATCCAGGAGATGTTTCACCAGATCCGAATCCGAAAAGCAGACAAGAACTCCCAACGCTTCCTGTGGCGAGACAACCCGTCTGAGAAGCCCACAGTATACCTGATGGACGTTGCCACATTCGGCAGTACTTGTTCACCGGCATCAGCACAGTTCGTTAAAACAGGAACGCCGAGCAACACCGAGAGCTGTATCCGGAAGCGGTAAAAGCGATTATCAACGACCACTACGTTGATGATTATCTGGCGAGTTTCAGCACGGAAGAGGAAGCAGCAAAAGTGGCACGCGAGGTACGACACGTACACGGCAACGGAGGGTTCGAATTGCACAACTGGCGGTCGAACAGTAGCACGGTGCTAGAACGACTGGGCGAAGTTCCACTTGCAGCCGAAAAGCAACTGAAACTCGTTGACGGAGTGAATACAGAGAGAGTGCTCGGAATGCTATGGAGTCCTTCAACCGACGAGCTGAGCTTTTCCACCCAGATGAGTGTAGAAGTCCAGTCACTGATTCAAACGGCCACGCGGCCGACAAAGAGGCAGGTACTACGATGCGTGATGACTCTATTTGATCCATTGGGATTGCTCTCACCGTTCCTCATCCATGGCAAAGTTCTTATCCAAGACATTTGGAGAGAAGGCACTGAATGGGACGAACAAGTCAGCACAAACGTATTTGCGAAATGGCAGCGGTGGGTGCAGATGATTGAGTACATCTCCGGGGTGCGCATTCCTAGATGTTATTTCCACCATGCGAATCATAAGACCTATCACAACTCCGAGCTCCATGTGTTCGTCGACGCAAGCGAGGTAGCGTACTCTTGTGCGATCTATCTGCGCACTCTTAGTTCAGAAATGGGTCCGCTGTGCTGCTTAATTGCTGCCAAATCCAAAATTGCTCCGCTAAAGCCGTGGTCTATTCCCAGACTAGAACTACAAGGCTGTGTCTTGGGCGTACGTTGGTCGAAGTTCGTCCGAGAAAATCACGGTATTCCTGTATCCAAGATGGTGTTTTGGACGGATTCCAGAACAGCCCTGGCCTGGATCATGGCCGACCCTAGGAGCTACCGACAATTCGTGTCCTTCAGAGTAGGAGAGATTCTGGAGCACACCACGGCAAGCGAATGGCGATGGGTGCCATCAAAGTCAAACCCAGCAGATGAAGCGACTAAATGGGGCAGCGGTCCGTACTTCGACCCAAACAGTAAGTGGTTCCATGGTCCGGACTTCCTGCGCCTACCGGAGGAAGAGTGGCCTCATCCAAAAGAGCCGGTGATGGTTACTACCGAGGAGATGCGGGCATCGATTCTGCACCACTGTTCATTCGAGCCGGTGATTGACTTCGACCGATTCTCTTCTTGGGATCGGCTACTACGAGCAACCGCATTCGCTCTCCGATTCGTACACGCAATACGACCAAGATGCACCTGAAATACACAGGACAACTTCAGCAGTCTGAACTTCGAGCAGCAGAAACTACGATATGCAAGCTAGTGCAGTACGACTCCTACCCTGATGAGATCGCTGCACTGTCCAACAAGGTACCGAACGAAACCGGGCAGGAGGCTATCGGGAAACACAGCTCCATCTACCGATTAATGCCGATTATGGACGACAACGGGTTGCTACGTGAACGTGGCCGGATCGGAGCAGCTGCAGACATCGGCTACAACGTGTGTCATCCAATTATACTGCCGAGAAATCATCATATCACGGAACTTCTCGTTCGTCGATACCATGAGCGATACCGTCATGGAAATACAGAAACGGTGGTTAACGAGATCCGCCAGCTGTACAGCATTTCAAGACTGCGGTTGGTGGTCAAAAGGGTAAGCCGTGAATGTACGTTCTGCAAGATCCGCCGAGCGAAACCAGCAATTCCACCAATGGCGCCGCTTCCACCTGCTCGCCTGGCTCACCATGAACGGGCCTTCACCTACACAGGGGGGGACTATTTCGGGCCGCTGCTGGTCAAGCTGGGAAGATCAAACGTCAAACGCTGGGTCGCATTGTTCACCTGTTTAACAGTACGTGCCGTCTATCTCGAAGTCGCGTACACACTGTCAACCGAATCCTGTATTTCCTGCGTCCGCCGATTCGTGGGTCGCCGAGGCCCACCCGCCGAATTCTTCAGTGACAACGGAACAAACTTCCAAGGCGCTGACCGAGTGCTGCGACATCAGATTAGCCAGGGACTGTCCGACACCTTCACTAGTACCAATACTAAATGGAACTTCATTCCGCCAGGAGCACCGCACATGGGAGGAGCATGGGAACGCCTGGTGAAGTCAGTAAAAACCTCCATGACCGAGGCGTACTCCGAGGAGAAACTCGATGACGAGGGGCTGCAGACACTGGTCGTGGAGGCTGAACGTATGGTGAACTCGAGGCCTCTGACGTATCTGCCGCTGAGGAGTCTGAGGAGTCGGAGGCACTTACACCGAATCACTTTTTGGTGTTGAGCTCAAGCGGGGTGATACAACGAAGAGATCAACGAAGCAACGATACAGTCTGGGTTCAGCCAAGTGAACTAGTCCGCCGAGAAATCCTGGGGAGATCCTGGGAACTAATCCAGCGTCAGCTGGATGTTTTCTGGAGACGTTGGATGGTCGAATATTTGCCGGTGATCCGCCGACAGCCGAAGTGGTTCGACGAAACTCGTTCGCTAGAACCAGGAGATCTGGTGATGGTCGCAGAACCGACGAAGCGAAACGGATGGGAACGAGGACGAATCATTCGCATGATCTCGAATCCGGATGGTCGACATCGTCAGGCCGTCGTACAGATTGGACAAAGAGCGTGGTGCGGCCGGTCTCAAGGTTAGCGCTGCTTGACCTCAAGGATCATCGTGAGACTCCGGAGAACTTCGGACCACACCTGGGGAGACTGTTAACGCAGAAGCCGTCAAGCTGGCAACCTTGCCCAACACCGAATCTGAAGGGCACTCGTCAGCTGTCAAAGCGCCACGTCAGCTGCCGAAGCGCCGCGTCGACGCTGGTGGAATGACATCGCTCGTTTGACAAGCTGTCATCGGGCTCTTCCGGTCATTCTTCGCCACATTCCAGCTACGTTGAAGCAGCAGTGAGACGTTTACGATTTAAGAAAACAGTGAATTTAGTTAagagaatttgaaaattaaaatacgGTTCAGAAAATTAGCGTGTAGTGCTCGATTCGATTTTCCACCGATTAAGGATTAGTTCGGTAGGATTATACCTTTGGCGACAGTTGCCAGATTGTAGTCGCAAAGTGAGGTTAGTTGAGTCAGGTCAAAGCTATCcacataatttattatttttatccgCAGTCATAGCGTGAAATCCATCGTCGCAGTCTGTTCAGTCTGTGGTCCAGTAGGTCCTTCCGACAAATCCTGAAaagaaaaagtgagaaaataatattaaatgaAGATAATATCAGATAATTAATTAACTGAATTTAGGCCACTAGGTAGAGGTTAGTGTGTGGCACAGCAGGTGCGCAAGATATATAGGCCCACCGAATTGTGAGTAATTATTGAATACTTACTGTGAAATATTATACTTACGTTTCGATCTAATTATAGTTGAAGCTCAATACACAAAGCTATCAGAACCGGTTTGTGTTTTTCCTTTGCGCCCTGCCAGCCTCGACActgctccattgtttcctattggaaactGGTCAgctcggacaatgggcttggaagttatggccaaaatactttttctcataaaaaaagcctcgctcacttttttttgtACTTGCTCTTagccgatttcttcgcaacaggttgtACTCAACACAGTATTCTTCccaattgttttctattgaaaattggccggatcggacaatggccttggaagttatggccaaaatactttttctcataaaaaaagggcgtaaaaaagtctcgcttaatttttttttgtgcttacccttgaccgatttcttcgcaacacattgcattcgacgcagtattctgcccgcctgtttctattgaaaattggccagataggATTATGGGCTCGGTAGATACgtccaaaatacttttttttataaaaaatagcGTAAAAAAGTCAGGCTCACTTTctttgcacttaccctaaatcgattcactcgcaacaggttgcattcgacgcagtattgtgtcttattgtttcttattgaaaatttgccagatcTGACAATGGGCTAGAAAGTTAtgcccaaaatactttttttttataaagaatcgcgtaaaaaaaatcTGGCTCACTTTTCTTGCACTTAGCCTTAAccgattcacacgcaacaaattacattcgacgcagaatagtgtcccattgtttctattCCATTCCATTGGCCaggttggactatgggatcggaagttatggccaaaatataaatttatacgtaaaaatcgcataaaaatgtcattcatttttcatgcacttatcctcaaccgattcgcTCGTAACAAATTTCGTTGgtcgcggaatcctgttccattattttctattgaaaattggccaggttggaatattaccttagaaattatggccaaaatcctttttgcctttcttgtgcaacaaagctATAATTTCGccccgaaaacgaactatcggatgcttccacactgatacacgagagtttggcagaaggaaggtaaTGAGATTTATATGATAACAAATATTTCCCTCCGCTCGCGTGttgggaatgacatttttgttttctttttgtgtagtcgaaacagtttaacaaacatccaagAGTGATATCAAAAAGTCATGTCAAAATGATTGTcaaatgtgatgtcaaaaagattggaaaaggaaaaaaatgtcgaaattcttattagcatattgtagatcaaattgaaaaccgaactgagatctcacgacaatcgcattttctcacatttccggatgttgcaaccgcatcgcgagtagtgcgcatctgtgccatagtcgtgcgccatcatgcgcaccactcgcgatgcagttgcgacatccgggaatgggacaaaatacgatattcggttttcaactggatctacaatatctttgcttgaaataatccgattttcatagaaaggtcaaagaaatttttctatttttctcctagctactagctcatcctctattttcaagcacacacattttacgaaggtctagaaaggcaccatcaccgctaggtggattaatctgggttttaacggttaaaacgACTAAAAAGATATCAAACTAAGTAATCAAAATCCGCAATTTCACAATctcaaaacaagttatcgatttgctctcatgcTTTTCTCGGGTTGCCTCATCCCAACAAATTA comes from Armigeres subalbatus isolate Guangzhou_Male chromosome 2, GZ_Asu_2, whole genome shotgun sequence and encodes:
- the LOC134209277 gene encoding uncharacterized protein LOC134209277 → MLMMHYFQHSLSHMAVMKDKIRKSGCIQHNILLVNAEAVKLATLPNTESEGHSSAIKAPRQLPKRRVDAGGMTSLLKLNTQSYQNRFVFFLAPCQPRQIFKIRGNMEDSATDGHEEYNCVACQRPDSADNMVQCDQCDVWKHYACAEVNESIRDRSFLCGDCTAHAAHQSDDVISVRSEFSHTSSTSVFSVCLNQLVERQQTERARVELELQRRHLDEQQKLIDRVLDGEEIASHRSGGTRGGAIIDATSPSSNMRLVTPTPPGAPLAPNARRSMPPPSDTPKTTAPVMVSIPLSAIEPGTVEFLKAKRDPKAAFIALKDRVEQCEHRANPTSEELANLRSQVEMCRKLLEKFQHGAETSQPVHRSAPVNSSMVRPPKPAANTSQVKKQTGTIPKTNRSMQQTPADDQIQWDRHSSDGAVGGTDPLEDLWSLRMPVRQTSRPPVSRTMEPQQQLAARQSLAKELPRFTGDPAEWPIFISNYRYTTKACGFTDGENMLRLQRCLSGPALETVRCRLVLPAAVPQVIETLRLRFGRPELLINALLRKVREIPAPKSDKLEGLIDFGMAVQALCDHIEAANERAHLSNPSLLQELVAKLPADQRMMWAGYKRGFQEVDLKTFGDYMAAVVRDATSVVTFEPEVKRNNPRDRPKGKGFINSHAVETPGRTWDSSSDPTETAKQFNCLNQSSKNPTLGAAEIQKMLTVDDRWRRVRALSLCQNCLFSHGRRACRGRKSCDINGCQYRHHPLLHSSRGPPKSSESTVQVAENHTHRHLSSSTLFRIIPVTLYGENSSINTFAFLDEGSDLTLVESDLITSLGLKGTPLPLCLRWTGNTSRVEKGSQQVTVEIAGLGQDKRHKLLNARTILIGIDNLRLALPLKVREGEDGTAPVAVKTRLGWCVYGPHESSKQDSYSFHICECSCDETLHEAVKDFFAIEGVGVCPTVILMKQEDERALTIMEATTYRVGYRFETGLIWKEDHVEFPNSYYMAVRRLECLERRMDRDTVLKENLHRQIREYAAKGYAHKATKAEMEAADPRRVWHLPVGAVMNPKKPGKVRVIWDAAAKVDGVSLNSALLKGPDQLSSLPAILFRFRLYGVAVSSDIQEMFHQIRIRKADKNSQRFLWRDNPSEKPTVYLMDVATFGSTCSPASAQFVKTGTPSNTESCIRKRTEEEAAKVAREVRHVHGNGGFELHNWRSNSSTVLERLGEVPLAAEKQLKLVDGVNTERVLGMLWSPSTDELSFSTQMSVEVQSLIQTATRPTKRQVLRCVMTLFDPLGLLSPFLIHGKVLIQDIWREGTEWDEQVSTNVFAKWQRWVQMIEYISGVRIPRCYFHHANHKTYHNSELHVFVDASEVAYSCAIYLRTLSSEMGPLCCLIAAKSKIAPLKPWSIPRLELQGCVLGVRWSKFVRENHGIPVSKMVFWTDSRTALAWIMADPRSYRQFVSFRVGEILEHTTASEWRWVPSKSNPADEATKWGSGPYFDPNSKWFHGPDFLRLPEEEWPHPKEPVMVTTEEMRASILHHCSFEPMHLKYTGQLQQSELRAAETTICKLVQYDSYPDEIAALSNKVPNETGQEAIGKHSSIYRLMPIMDDNGLLRERGRIGAAADIGYNVCHPIILPRNHHITELLVRRYHERYRHGNTETVVNEIRQLYSISRLRLVVKRVSRECTFCKIRRAKPAIPPMAPLPPARLAHHERAFTYTGGDYFGPLLVKLGRSNVKRWVALFTCLTVRAVYLEVAYTLSTESCISCVRRFVGRRGPPAEFFSDNGTNFQGADRVLRHQISQGLSDTFTSTNTKWNFIPPGAPHMGGAWERLVKSVKTSMTEAYSEEKLDDEGLQTLVVEAERMVNSRPLTYLPLRSLRSRRDQRSNDTVWVQPSELVRREILGRSWELIQRQLDVFWRRWMVEYLPVIRRQPKWFDETRSLEPGDLVMVAEPTKRNGWERGRIIRMISNPDGRHRQAVVQIGQRAWCGRSQG